The genomic DNA CCATGCCGAGGGAGAAGCCCTTGGAGCGCTTTCTCGCCACGTCCTGGAGGCCTACGACCCCGAGGACCTCGTCCACGCGCCGGGCCGGGATGCCGGAGAGCTGGGCCAGGCTGAGCAGATGGCTGCGGGCGCTGCGGCCGCCGTGCACGGCCTTGGCGTCGAGCAGGGCGCCGACCTGGCGGGGGGCGTTGGGCAGCTTGCGGTAGGGGAAGCCGCCGATCGTCACCTGTCCTGACGTGGGGTTGTCCAGGCCGAGGATCATGCGCATCGTCGTCGACTTGCCCGAACCGTTGGGCCCGAGGAAGCCGGTGACGGCACCGGGCCGCACCTGGAAGGAAAGGTTGTACACGGCGGTCTTGTCGCCGTAGCGCTTGGTCAGGCCGACAGCCTCGATCATGCTCCGCACCCATCGAAAGGATCAGGACAGCAGGGCACACGCCCCCGTAAGGGTTAGGAGGATATCGGGGCGCTGACGGTTCCACCCAAGGGAAAGTAAAGCCGTGGGCATGACGGTGGGGCTGATTCTCATCCTCGGGTCCGGGCGGTACCCGGCGTTTTCGTCCCGGCAGCGGCCGGTGGGGGTGCCGGGGTCGTGGCGGTACGACGAGCCCGCCGCAGGTTGCGCCCCTCTGCCTGCTGCCACAGTCGAACGCGTGGGGACCAGCTACGCGGCGGGCTCGCCGTACCGCTACGACCCGCTCGCGTACGACGGCGGGTGCGGGCCCGTGCGGGGGTGCGTGGGGCGCAGGGTGCCGGGGAGCTTGGGTGCGGGTGGTGTGGTGCGAGGCGCCTCTACGGCGGTGTCCCTAGGCGCCGTCTCCCGCGCGCTCGAACGACTCCGCGCGAGAGGACTCCCGCTGCGTCGCGGGCGTCGCCCCTGAAGCCGGTGTCCTCGCCGTCGTGCGGCCGAAGGCATCGGACCTCGCTCGCGTGCCCTGCCCGGCGCCGCCGATGTCCCCCGCGGTTCGTGCGGCCCCATCGCGTAGCCCCCGTTGCCCGCCGGCGCCGATGTCGGCGTCCCCGCCGTTGCGCGGCCGAAGGCATCGAGCCTCGCCTACGCACCGTTCGCCGGGCTCGCCCCGAAGCTGATGCCCCCCCGCGAACCGTTCGACCGGCGGAGCCCTACGCGTCCCGGCGTTTCAACAGGACGTACGCGCCGATCAGTGCCGCCGCCACCCACAGGGCCATGATCCCGAAGCCGCCCCACGGTCCGTACGGTGCTGAGTCGTCGACCGGGGTGACCACCTGCATGATCTTGCTGCCGGCCTGGTCGGGGAGGTACTGGCCGATCTTCTTCGTCGCGGAGACGTTGCCGAGGATGTTGGAGATCAGGAAGAAGAACGGCATCAGGATGCCCAGCGACAGCATCGGTGAGCGCAGCATCGAGGCGATGCCCATGGAGAACATCGCGATCAGGGTCATGTAGAGCCCGCCGCCGATCACCGCGCGCAGCACACCCGAGTCGCCGATCTCCGCCTTGTGGGAGCCGAGCATCGCCTGGCCGAGGAAGAACGTGACGAAGCTGGTCACCAGGCCGACGACGAGACAGAGCCCGGTGGCCACCGCGATCTTGCCGAACAGGAAGGTGCCGCGCTGCGGGACGGCCGCCAGCGAGGTGCGGATCATGCCGGTGCTGTACTCGTTCGACACGACGAGCACCCCGAACACGATCATCGCGAGCTGCCCGAGACTCATCCCGGCGAAGCTGATGAACGTCGGGTCGAAGGACAGCTTGTCCTCGGCGCTCATGTCGTCGAACTGACTCTTCGACAGCGCCGAGATCAGCATGCCGAGCCCGATCGTCACCACCAGGGCGAGCGAGAGCGTCCATATCGTCGACGCCACGGAACGGATCTTGGTCCACTCCGACCGGATGACCTGGGTCGCCGCCATGTCAGCCCTTCTTCCAGCCGTCGCCCCAGCCCTGCTGTTGCTCGGCAGGTGCCGCGGGAAGTGGCGCAGGTGTGTCGGAGTGCG from Streptomyces sp. NBC_01478 includes the following:
- a CDS encoding ABC transporter permease, giving the protein MAATQVIRSEWTKIRSVASTIWTLSLALVVTIGLGMLISALSKSQFDDMSAEDKLSFDPTFISFAGMSLGQLAMIVFGVLVVSNEYSTGMIRTSLAAVPQRGTFLFGKIAVATGLCLVVGLVTSFVTFFLGQAMLGSHKAEIGDSGVLRAVIGGGLYMTLIAMFSMGIASMLRSPMLSLGILMPFFFLISNILGNVSATKKIGQYLPDQAGSKIMQVVTPVDDSAPYGPWGGFGIMALWVAAALIGAYVLLKRRDA